The Skermanella rosea sequence CCGCCCGATCCGGTAGCATCCGGTTACCTGGTGGAAGGAGAACTGATGCCGTTCGCGCTCGACGTGCTGTCGCTGATCCTGGGCTTCGTCTTCGGAGCCGGCATCGTCCTGCTGTTGCGCAGCGGCGGCATCGGCCAGGCGGAGGCCGGCCGGCTTGCGGCGGAGGCGGATTTCGCGCTGCGCCAGAACGACGACCTGCGGGCCGATCTGGCGGAGCGGGACCGGGCGCTCTCGGCGCTCCGCGGTGAACTCGGGCGCGCCCAGACCGGCCACGCCCAGCTCCAGACCCGGCTGGAGCAGGAACGGCTGGCCTCGGCCGAGAAGATAGCCCTGCTGGAGCGGGCCGAAGCGAAGCTGTCCGACGCCTTCAAGGCCTTGTCGGCGGAGGCGCTACGCAGCAACAACCAGAGCTTCCTCGACCTCGCCCGCACCACCCTGGAGCGCTTCCAGGAGAGTGCCCGCGGCGACCTGGAGCAGCGGCAGGCGGCGATCTCCGACCTGGTAGCGCCGGTGCGCCAGTCGCTGGAGAAGATGGACGGCCAGATCCAGACGCTGGAGAAGGAGCGGATCGGCGCCTATGAAGGACTGAAGCAGCAGGTTCTCTCGCTGCTGGACAGCCAGCGCGAACTGCGCGGTGAGACCGCCAACCTCGTCCGGGCGCTGCGCTCCCCCGTCGCGCGCGGCCGCTGGGGCGAGATCCAGCTGAAGCGGGTGGTCGAGATGGCCGGCATGGTCGACCATTGCGACTTCTTCGAGCAGCAGACGGTGACCGGCGACCAGGGCAACAAGCTGCGCCCCGACATGGTCGTCAAGCTGCCGGGCAACAAGACCATCGTGGTGGACGCCAAGGCCCCGGTCGAAGCCTATCTCGACGCGACCGGCTCGTCCGAGGACGCCGGCCGGCGCGACGCCCTGGTCCGCCATGCCCGCCACGTGCGGGAGCACATGAAGCAGCTGGGCGGCAAGGCCTACTGGGACCAGTTCGCCGCCTCGCCGGAGTTCGTCGTGCTGTTCCTTCCCGGCGAGAACTTCTTCAGCGCCGCCCTGGAGCATGACCCCGGCCTGATCGAGGCAGGCATCGACAACGGCGTGATCCTGGCGACGCCGACCACGCTGATAGCGTTGCTGCGCGCCGTCGCCTACGGCTGGCGGCAGGAGCACCTGGCCCGCAACGCGCGGGAGATCAGCGACCTGGGCGCGGAGCTGTACAAGCGCCTGGGCGACCTGGGCGGCCACATGGACCGGCTGGGCAGCCAGCTCGGCAAGGCGGTGGACTGCTACAACGGCGCGGTCGGCACGCTGGAGACCCGCGTGCTGGTCAGCGCCCGGCGGTTCCGCGACCTCCACGTGGCGCCGAACAACGCGGAACTGCCCGAGCTTCAGCCGCTCGACCAAGCGCCGCGCAGCCTCCAGGCCCAGGAATGGCGGCTGCCCGCCCGGCTGCCCTGAACAGTCCAGCTTGCGGCTTGACGCACGGCCCCGGAAATCATATCTGCAACAGTCATCCCGCAATAGACCGAATTCGCTACAGGGCTCCATGGCCATCCGCCCCATCATCATCGCGCCCGATCCCGTCCTCAAGACCAAGGCGAAGCCGGTCGAGACTATCGACGGCTCCATCGCCACCCTGATGGACGACATGCTGGAGACCATGTACAAGGCGCCCGGCATCGGCCTGGCAGCCCCCCAGATCGGCGTCCTGAAGCGGGTCATCGTGGTGGACGTGGCGGAGAAGGAGGAGAAGCCCCAGCCCTTCGCCATGGCAAACCCCGAGATCCTGTGGCAGTCGGACGAGAAGTCGGTCCATAACGAGGGCTGCCTCTCCCTGCCCGACCATTACGCCGACGTGACGCGCCCGAAGCAGGTGCGCCTGCGCTACCTGGACCGCGACGGCGAGGTGAGGGAGCTGGACGCCGACAACCTGCTGGCGACCTGCATCCAGCACGAGATCGACCACCTGAACGGCGTGCTGTTCATCGATCACCTGTCGCTGCTGAAGCGCAACATGATCCTGCGCAAGCTCCAGAAACAGAAGCGGTCGCAGGAAACCGTCTGACGTTGGCCGATACTTCCGAAACGCCGCCCGGCCAGTCGCAGCACGGCCGCATCTACGGTGCCGCGCGCTACTACGACATCGCCTTCGCCTATCGCGACTTCGCGCAGGAATGCGACTTCCTGACCGCCGCCGCGGCCCGGCACCTGGGCCGCGCCCCGGAAAGCGTGCTCGAACTGGCGGCGGGGCCGGCGAACCACGCGATCGAGCTGGCGGAGCGCGGGCTCCGGGCGGTAGCGCTCGACCGCGAGCCGGCCATGGTCCGTTACGGCGCCGAAAAGGCCGAGGCAGCCGGGGTCGAGATCGCCTACCAGGAGGGCGACATGACCGGCTTCGCGCTGGACCGGCCGGTCGATATGGCGCTGCTCCTGCTGGGCTCGGCCGCCTGCCTGCTGACCAACAGCGCCGTCATTTCGTGCCTGCAACGGGTCTCCGAGGCGCTGGCCCCCGGCGGCGTGCTGATCGTCGAGTTGCCCCACCCGCGCGAGCTGTTCAACATCGACGACGCGACCGAGGACGGCTGGGAGGTCACCCGCGACGGCACGCGGGTTCGGGTGCGCTGGGGATCGCCGGGCGACAGCTTCGATCCCGTCAGCCAGGTCGCCCAGGTGACCACGACGCTGACCATCTGGGAAGGCGGGCGCAAGCAGGTGATCCGGGACAAGGCTTTCCAGCGCCGTTTCACGGTGCAGGAACTGGACGCGCTGGCGCGGGCGAGCGGATGCCTGGAGGCGGTCGCCTGGTTCGGCGGACTGGACCTGGATGTCGCGATCGACGATCCGGAGGAAGCCTGGCGCATGGTCGCCGTGTTCCAGAAGCCGCCCCTTCGCTGACCCGAGTTCGAGGACCCGGACATGACCCCTCTCCGCATCGCCTTCATGGGCACGCCCGAGTTCGCGGCGGTCGGCCTCCGCGCCCTGATCGACGCCGGCCACGAGATCGCCTGCGTCTACAGCCAGCCGCCCCGGCCCGCCGGTCGCGGCCACCAGATGCAG is a genomic window containing:
- a CDS encoding class I SAM-dependent methyltransferase, with amino-acid sequence MADTSETPPGQSQHGRIYGAARYYDIAFAYRDFAQECDFLTAAAARHLGRAPESVLELAAGPANHAIELAERGLRAVALDREPAMVRYGAEKAEAAGVEIAYQEGDMTGFALDRPVDMALLLLGSAACLLTNSAVISCLQRVSEALAPGGVLIVELPHPRELFNIDDATEDGWEVTRDGTRVRVRWGSPGDSFDPVSQVAQVTTTLTIWEGGRKQVIRDKAFQRRFTVQELDALARASGCLEAVAWFGGLDLDVAIDDPEEAWRMVAVFQKPPLR
- the def gene encoding peptide deformylase gives rise to the protein MAIRPIIIAPDPVLKTKAKPVETIDGSIATLMDDMLETMYKAPGIGLAAPQIGVLKRVIVVDVAEKEEKPQPFAMANPEILWQSDEKSVHNEGCLSLPDHYADVTRPKQVRLRYLDRDGEVRELDADNLLATCIQHEIDHLNGVLFIDHLSLLKRNMILRKLQKQKRSQETV
- the rmuC gene encoding DNA recombination protein RmuC; this translates as MPFALDVLSLILGFVFGAGIVLLLRSGGIGQAEAGRLAAEADFALRQNDDLRADLAERDRALSALRGELGRAQTGHAQLQTRLEQERLASAEKIALLERAEAKLSDAFKALSAEALRSNNQSFLDLARTTLERFQESARGDLEQRQAAISDLVAPVRQSLEKMDGQIQTLEKERIGAYEGLKQQVLSLLDSQRELRGETANLVRALRSPVARGRWGEIQLKRVVEMAGMVDHCDFFEQQTVTGDQGNKLRPDMVVKLPGNKTIVVDAKAPVEAYLDATGSSEDAGRRDALVRHARHVREHMKQLGGKAYWDQFAASPEFVVLFLPGENFFSAALEHDPGLIEAGIDNGVILATPTTLIALLRAVAYGWRQEHLARNAREISDLGAELYKRLGDLGGHMDRLGSQLGKAVDCYNGAVGTLETRVLVSARRFRDLHVAPNNAELPELQPLDQAPRSLQAQEWRLPARLP